CGGACTCGGCAGCCGTCAGGGCGGTCGCGCGACGCGCGGAGTAGTACACGGAGACGCTCATGCGCCCGAGCGTACGGCGGGGGTGCGACGAACCCGCACCACCGCCGTACGGCGGTGCGCTACGGGCGGGTGGTGCGCTCGTAGGGGATCTGCTCGCCGGCCTCGATCGCGGTGGGCAGGCGGTTCTCGGCGGGCGGGAGGGGGCAGGTGGCCAGGTCGGTGTAGGCGCAGGGGAGGTTGGTGGCGCGGTTGAAGTCGACGGTGACGCGGTGGTCGGGGGAGGGGGCGGGGATGGTGAGGGAGCGGTTGGCGGCGTAGGTGGTGACGCCGGAGGTGGCGTCGGTGAACAGGACCTGGAGGGTGCCGGGGAGGTGGCCGTTGAAGGCGGTGAGGCGGTGCACGGAGCCGTCGGGGAGGGTGAACTCGATCTCGCCCGGCGCGTCGTAGACGTGCTGGAGGCCCTCGACGGCCGCCCCGACGGTGACCGGGCGCGGGGCGTCGAACGGCAGGTAGCGGCCGGTCAGCGACCAGCGCGGGTCGGCCGGGTAGGCGGGGGTGCGGGTGAACTGCCGCAGCAGCGGGTTGTCGGGGTGGCGGGGCCGGACGATGTCGTGGCCGCCGCGCTTGGCGACCTCGATCACCGCTTCACCGGCCTGCGCGTACACGCCGCCGCGCTCCTCCAGCACGCCGAACAGGTGCCGCCCCTGCACCGGTGCGCCGTCGACGAGCAGTTCCTCGCCCTCGTCCAGCTCGACCAGGACGCCCTCCGGGCCGGTCGACCAGGCGCCGGGCGCGTCGGGGAAGCGGGCCGGTTCGGCGTCCAGCCAGTGCAGGCCGGTGACGGCGAGGAAGCCGTGCGGGTCGGCCAGGGCGCGGTCCTTCGCGGCGTGCCACTCCTCCCAGTCACGGGTGAAGGCGTCCAGCTCGGTGGTGGTGGTCATATCGACTCCTCGGTGCGGCGGTTCGGCAGGTTCAGGTGCTCGCGCAGGGTGGTGCCGGTGTACTCGGTGCGGAAGACGCCGCGCTCCTGGAGCAGCGGGACGACCGTGTCGGCGAACTCGTCCAGTCCGCCGGGAGTGAGGTGCGGGGCCAGGATGAAGCCGTCGGAGGCGTCCGCCTGGACGAAGCGGTTCAGCTCCTCGGCGACCCGGGCGGGCGTGCCGACGAAGGACTGACGGCCCGTCACCTCAATGATCAGGTCGCGGATGGAGAGGCCCTTGGCCTCCGCGAGCGCCCGCCACTCGCGGGCCAGCGCCAGCGGGTCGCGGTTCATCCGGACCGAGGCCCGGCCCTGCGCGACGGTGTGCTCGCCGACCAGCGGATCGACCTCCGGCAGCGGCCCGTCCGGGTCGTAGCCGGACAGGTCCCGGTTCCACAGCTGCTCCAGCAGCCGGATCGCGGTCTGTCCGCTGACCTGCTGACGGCGGATCAGCTCGGCCTTCTCGTGCGCCTCCGCGTCCGTCGCGCCCAGCGCGAAGGTCACCGCGGGCAGGATCTTCAGTTCGTCCCGGGTGCGCCCGTAGCGGGCCAGCCGGCCCTTCACGTCGGCGTAGAACGCCTGCCCGGCGTCCAGGGTGCCGTGCCGGGAGAAGATCGCGTCGGCGGAGGCGGCGGCGAACTCCCGGCCCTGGTCGGAGTCGCCGGCCTGGAAGATCACCGGACGCCCCTGCGGGCTGCGCGGCACGTCGAAGCGCCCCGCGATGTCGAACTGGTCGTCCTGGTGGGCGAACCGGCCCGCGTCGGGGTCGCTCAGGAACTCGCCGCTCGCCCGGTCCGCGAGGATCTCGTCGCCGCGCCAGGAGTCGAACAGCCGCCAGGACGCCTCCAGGAACCGGCGGGCCCGGGTGTAGCGGTCGCCTTCCGCCAGGAAGCCGCCGCGGCGGAAGTTCTCTCCGGTGAAGGCGTCCCAGGAGGTCACCACGTTCCACGCCGAGCGGCCGGCCGACAGGTGGTCCAGCGTGGCGAACTGCCGGGCCACCTCGTACGGTTCGTTGAAGGTCGAGTTGATCGTCCCGGCCAGGCCCAGCCGGTCGGTGACGGCCGCCAGCGCCGCCAGCACGGTGAAGGTGTCCGGCCGGCCGACCACGTCCAGGTCGTAGATCAGCCCGTTCTGCTCGCGCAGCCGCAGGCCCTCGGCCAGGAACAGGAAGTCGAACTTGGCGCGCTCGGCGGTCCGCGCCAGGTGCACGAAGGAGCTGAACTCGATCTGGCTGCCGGCCGCCGGGTCGCTCCACACGGTGGTGTTGTTGACGCCGGGGAAGTGCGCGGCGAGATGGATCTGCTTGAGCGGCTTGCTCATGACGGGTCCTCGGAGGTCAGGCGCCGGCGGCGGCGTAGCGGTTGGCGGGGCGCGGCAGGCCCAGCAGGCCGCGCAGGGTGGACGCCTCGTAGGCGGTGCGGAACAGTCCGCGGCGCTGCAGCTCCGGCACCAGGGCCCGGGTGACCTGTTCCAGGTCGTACGGCAGCGCGCCCGGGCGGAGCCGGAACCCGGTCAGCCCGGCCGTCGTCAACTCCTCGATCAGGTCGGCGAGTTCGGCCGCCGTCCCGGCGAAGATCCGGGCGTCGCTCGCGTACTCCGAGCCGGCCGACGCGTTCAGTCGCTCCAGCCGGGCGGCCGCCGCGCCGGGCCGCTCGTCCAGGAACACCACCAGGTCGGCGAAGACGTGCACGGTCTCCGCCGCCCGGCCCGCGTCCGCCTGCGCCGCGCGGATCTCGGCCAGCACCGCCCGCGCGTCGGCGGCGTCGCGCGGGGTGGTGAACGCCAGGTCGGTGGCGCGGCCGGCCAGCCGGAACGGCTCGCCCCGGTGCGCGAGCGCCGCCACCGGCGGCTGGCCCTGCGGCGGACGCGGGGTGATCGACGGGCCGCGGACGCTGAACCGGGACCCGGTGAAGTCGATGTAGTGCAGCTTCTCCCGGTCGATGAACCGCCCCGTGGCGGCGTCGCGGATCTCCGCGTCGTCCTCCCAGCTGTCCCACAGCCGGCGCAGCACCTCCACGTACTCCTCGGCCTCGCCGAACTCCGCCGCCAGCACGGCCAGCGCCGCCGGGTCGTCCAGCGCGTCCAGGCGCAGCGCGGGCGCGGCCCGGCGACCGAAGTGCGCGGCCTCGTCGACCCGCCCGGACACCTTCACCCGCAGCCCGGCCCGGCCGCCGCTGACGAAGTCCAGGGTCGCCACCGCCTTCGACAGGTGGAACGGCTCGGTGTGCGTCACCACCGCCGTCGGGAGCAGGCCGATGTGCCGGGTCAGCGGCGCGATCCGGGCCGCCAGCAGCACCGAGTCCAGCCGCCCGCGCACCCGGTCGGTCCGCGCGTCCGGCTCGAACGGGTGCTCCGACTGCAGGCTCAGCCCGTCCTCGAAGGTCAGCAGGTCGAGCAGGCCGCGCTCCGCCTCCGCCGCCAGGTCCGCCCAGTACCGGGCGGTCAACAACTCCTCGGGCCGGGCCTCCGGCTCCCGCCACGCGGCGGGATGCCAACCGGCGCCGTCCAACGCGACGGCCAGGTGCAGGGGGACGGGGGACTGCGGAACGGGCATGGCGGACCTACGTCTTTCGGCAGGCAGGGCAACAGGCAGGGCAAGGGGCGGGATGCCGGCGGGATGTCGGCGGGGGAGCGGCGCGACGGGAGGCGGGCGGGCGTCGGACGGTGCGCGTCGACGCCGGGCGGGGCGCGGTGGTGCGGGCCGGGCCCTTCCGGGCTCCGGTGCGGCCGGGCGCGCCGCTAGCGGGCTTCGGTCACCGGGCGCGGGCGCTACAGAGCGCGGTGGTCACGCGCAGCAGGTCGATGTGCAGCCGCTGGGAGGTCGTGGTGACCCGGCAGGCGGTCTTGACGGTCGTCGCGTTCGAGTGCCGCACCGTCCACCTCCTCCGCCGTTCGGCCACGCAGCTCGCGGCACCCAGGTGCCGCCGTCCTCGCACCGTAACCCCGCACCGCGGCCGGGCACAACGCTGTTCACGCAGCGGTAACGATCGGCGGCCTGACGTGCCGTCAGCGACGTTGACAGGCGCGCCGGGCCGCGCCTAGCTTTGCCGACCACGACAGTCGAACGGCGAGCGGGAGGGGCGGACGGTGACCTTGACCCGGCGGCTCCACCTCGACCTGCTGCGGGTCAGCAGCGCCCTCTGTCCGGCGGCCCGCCCGCGCTGACGGCCCCGCTCACCCGGCGGCGGCCGCGTTCCCCCGCACCCGCCCCTCCGCCCACGGGAGCCCCGACCGCCGTGACCCTCCGCACCGCGCTGCCCGCCGCCGACGCCCCCGCCGTGGCCGTCCTGGACAACCCCGCGTGGGCCGCGCTCACCGGCCCGCACGCCCATCTCGCCGAACGGGTCGGCCTCGCCGCCCGCTACCCCGTCGACGTCTCGCCGTTCACCGCGCTCGCCGACCCGGCCGACCCGCGCGCCTGGCAGGACCTCGCCGCCCTCGCCGGGCCGCCCGGCAGCACCGTGCCGGTCACCGCCGCCGAAGGAGCGCCCGACGGCTGGGAGGTCCTGGAGTCCGGCGCGGGCGTCCAACTCCTCGCCACCGCGCTGCGCACCGAGCCCGCGCCCGAGGCCGTCCGGCTCGGGCCCGCGGACGTCCCCGAGATGCTCGACCTGGTCGCCCGGACCCGCCCCGGGCCGTTCCTGCCGCGCACCGTGCTGCTCGGCGACTACCTCGGCCTGCGCGAGGACGGACGCCTGATCGCGATGGCCGGCGAACGCCTGCGACTGCCGGGCTGGACCGAGATCAGCGCCGTCTGCACCGACCCCGCCCACCGCGGCCGCGGCCTCGCCACCCGCCTGGTCCGCGCCGTCGCCCACGGCATCGAACAGCGCGGCGACACCCCGTTCCTGCACACCGCCGCCGACAACGCGGCCGCGATCCGGCTGTACCGGTCACTCGGCTTCACGCTGCGCCGCCGCACCGCGTTCCTGCTGGTCCGCACCCCCGGCGGAGAGCCGCGGTGACCGCCTTCCACTGGTTCCTGCCCACCGGCGGAGACGCCCGCGACCTCGGCGGCGCCGCGCACGGCACCGGCATCGGCGGGCCCGCCGCGGCCACCGCCGACCGCCCCGCGACGCTGGGCTACCTCACCCAACTCGCCCGGGCCGCCGACGAGCTGGGCTTCGAGGGGGTGCTCACCCCGACCGGCGCGCACTGCGAGGACGCCTGGATCACCACCGCCGCGCTGATCGCCGCCACCCGCCGTCTGAAGTTCCTGGTCGCCTTCCGGCCCGGCCTGGTCGAACCCGCGCTCGCCGCCCACACCGCCGCCACCTTCCAACGGCTCTCCGAGGGGCGGCTGCTGCTCAACGTGGTGGCGGGCGGCAGCGACGCCGAACAGCGCGGCTACGGCGACCGGCTCGGCCACGACGCGCGCTACGCCCGCGCCGCGGAGTTCCTCGACGTGGTCCGCACCGCCTGGCAGGGCAGGCCCTACGACCACCACGGCCCCCACTACCGGATCGACGGCGGCCACCTGCACCGACCGCCCGAACCCGCCCCGCGGGTCTACTTCGGCGGCTCCTCCGCCCCCGCCCTCGCGGTCGCCGCCCGGCACGCCGACACCTACCTCACCTGGGGCGAACCCGTGCCGCAGGTCGCCGCGAAGATCGCCCGGGTCCGCGAACTCGCCGCCGCGCACGGCCGCGCACCGCGCTTCGGCCTGCGGATCCACGTCCTCAGCCGGGACACCGAGGAGCGGGCCCGCCAGGACGCCGAAGCCCTGATCGCCGGCCTCGACGCCGCCGCCGTCACCGCCGCCCAGCAACGCCTGCGCACCCTGGAGTCCGTCGGCCAGCGCCGCATGCTCGCCCTGCACGACGGCGACCGGGACCGCCTCTGGATCGCCCCCGGCCTGTGGGCCGGCATCGGCCTGGTCCGCGGCGGCGCGGGCACCGCCCTGGTCGGCTCCCACCAGCAGGTCGCCGACCGCCTCGCCGAGTACCGGGCCGCCGGCATCGACGAGTTCGTCCTCTCCGGCTACCCCCACCTCGAGGAGGCCTACACCTTCGCCGAACGGGTCCGCCCGCTGCTCTGACGGGGACGCCGTCGAAGGGACCTGATGGCCCGTCGGAACAGGGCCGGTCGGCCCTGGCGGGGCCGGGGCTCGGTGGCGGAGCATGGGGGCTCACCCGTTGGACGGGCCGGCGGGGCCGTGACACCCCGTCGGCCCAGCGCGGCCGGTGGTCACCAAGTGGTGGGGTGCGGGCGGGTGTTGTCGAGGAGGGGCGGGACGGCGGGCTGCCATTCGATCATCATGATGGTGGCGTCGTCGGTGAGGCCCTCGGGCTGGTGCTCCAGGATGGCGTGCATCAGGCGGCGCAGCGCCTCGGGAGCGGGCTCACCGGCGGCGGTGGCGCGGATGACGAAATCGGTGAAGCGGTCCAGGCCGAAGAACTCGTGGTGGGCGCCCTTCGCGTCGACGACGCCGTCGGTGTAGATCAGCAGCCGGTCGCCGGGCTTCAGGGAGGCGGTCTGCACCGAGCGGCGGGCGGTCCCGAGGCGGGCCAGGCCGAGGGGGAGTTCTTCCGGGCCCGCGAGCGCGTCGGCGACCACCTCGCCGCCGCGGATCAGCAGCGGCGGCGGATGGCCGCAGTTGGACCAGTGCAGGGTGCCGGTGGCGATGTCCAGGCGGAGGAAGACGCCGGTGGCGAAGCGGTCGGGGAACCAGCGGTGCAGCGCCTCGTCGATGGTGTCGACCAGGTCGGGGACGTCGGCGCCGTTGCGGCGGGCGTTGCGGCAGGCCGCGAGGGCCAGCGCGGCAGTCAGTCCGGAGGCGAGGTCGTGGCCCATGGCGTCCAGCACGGCGGCGTGCAGCACCCCGTCCGCGAGCGAGTGCTCGAACGCGTCGCCGCCCAGCCGGTAGGCGGGTTCGAGGACGGCGGTGGAGATCGCCCGGTCGGTGCAGACGGTGCGCGGGGGGAGGAAGGCGCGGAGCATCTCGGACGGCAGGCTCATGGTGTCGGCGCGGGTGCCGTGCGCGTAGCTGTCGCTGACGTCGCGCTTGGAGGTGATCACCATGGCGAGCACGGCGGCGAGCAGCCGGCAGCGCCGGATCGACTCCCGGTCGAGGGCCGGGGTGCGCAGGCCCATCACGCCGAGGCGCTCCGCGCCGTCCGTGAGCGGGAACCAGGCGATCAGGCCGGTCCCGGTGTCCTCGGCGACCCGCAGCGAGCCGCTGCGGAACGCCGAGCCCGCCAGCGTGTCGTCGATGGCCAGGTCGGGGCCGCCGGCGAGCGAGACCAGGCGGTTCTGCTGGATGTCGGCCAGGTACACGGCGCTCGACCCGAGGCCGAGGTCACGGGTGTACTGCTCGGCGATGCGCGGGGCGTCCCGCGGGTCGAGGGTGCGTCCGGCGGTGAGGAACCGCTCCAGCAGTTCCTCGCCGAGGTTCAGCGGCGGCGTGTCGGCAGGCATCCCTCCACCCGACCCCGGAACGCCCGCCGCCGCTCGTCGACGCAGCGCGTCCGGCCGCGGAACGCACCGGACGGAGGACCGGCCGCCGCCATTTGCCGGACCGCTGACGTCCCCTCAGGGGCGGCCCGGTCCGCGAACCCCGGCGGCCCCGCGACACGCGGCCGGCCTTCGGCCCGGAAGGGCGTCCGGGTACGCACGCTCGCCGCGCCGGCTGGAGGGCCGAGGGCTCATCGAGGAGGAGACCCCGGCACGCCCGCAGCCCGCAGCGGACGCCGCGGGGCTGCTTCGGCGGTCGAACAGGCCCCGGGGCGGGGCGGCGCGGGGTCAGCCGCGGGAGACCCGGAGGGCCCAGGCGATCAGCGGGACCTGGAGGGGGAGGCGGGCCACGGCGGCGGCCCGGAGCGGGGCCGGGCGGTGACGCCAGTCGTAGGCCATCTTCACGTTGGCGGGGAAGACCGCGGTGAACAGTCCGGCGGCGGCCAGCGCGCCGGCCCGGCGGCTGCGCGGGTGGAGCACGGCCGCGCCGACGGCGAGTTCGGCGACCCCGCTGGCCCTGGTCCAGGTGCGGGGCGTGCCGGGCAGGCTGCGCGGGACGATCGCGTCGAACGGCCGGGGCGCGGCGAAGTGCGCGACGCCCGCCGCCAGCAGCAGTCCGCCCAGCAGGCGGGCGGAACGTTCGGCGGTCATGGCCACTCCCGGGGGTCGCGGGCGTCGCGGCCGGAACGCTGCTGAAGCCCTTTGCTACTGGAGAGTAGCCGGACGGGCCGCCGAGCGGAACAGCCCCTCCCCGGCGCCGGGTTCACGCCGGGCGGCGCAGCAGGGCGTCCAGGTGCGCGAAGGTGGCGGCGGGCTGCTCGATGTGCGGCAGGTGACCGGCCTCGGGGACGGTGACGAAGCGGCCGTCGGCGAAGGCCCGGGCGTAGGCGGCGCCGTACGCGGGGGTGGCGACGCGGTCGCTCTCGCCCCAGACCAGCAGCGCGGGCACCCGCACCCGGGCCAGGCGCGCCCGCAGACCGGGGTCGTGCATGTACGGGTCGCCGGCCAGCGCCCGCATGGTGGCCGCGTTGCCCCGGCGGCGGGCGAGTTCGGCGGGCGGCAGGGCGGCGGGGTCGACGTGGTACCGGTCGGGGCGGTGCCAGGAGTGCTCGGCCAGACCGCGGGCGTCCAGGGCGAAGACGTCCGCGATCGGCTCGCCCTCGACCGCGATGCCGACGGCGTTGATCAGGACCAGGCCGCCGACCGTCCCCCCGTCGTCCTGGGTGGCCATCTCGGCGGCGATCCACCCGCCGAGCGAGGAGCCGACCACCAGCACGTCCCGCAGCTCCCGGTCGTGGAGCAGGGCCAGGTAGGAGGCGGCGAGGTCGGCCATGGAGGTGATCCCGGCCGGGAGTTCGGTGCCGTCCCAGCCGGGGTGGACGGCCGTGAGGGTGTGCGCGGTACGGGACAGGTGGTCGGTCAGGCCGGCCACGGTCCCCGGCCCGCCGCCGCCGTGCAGGATCAGCACGGGACGGCCGGCGCCGGCCTCGGTGACGGTCGGGGACGGTTGCGCGGTTCGCTGGAGGCTCATGCGACCACCATAACTAAACATGCTTAATTAAGCTAGCTTAGTCAGACGGTAGGATCGCCCCATGCACCCTGAGCCCCACGTCCTCGGCCGCGCGGTCAAGCAGGTCCAGTACCGCCAGCACCGCGCCCTGGACAGCGCGCTGGCGGCCGCCGGCACCACCCTCGCCCAGTGGGACGCGCTGCGCGCGATCGGCCACCGCCCCGGCGCCTCGGCACGCGAGCTCGCCGCCGTCACCTTCCAGACCGAGCAGTCCTTCGGCACCCTGGCCGGCCGCCTGACCGCCCAGGGACTGATCGAGCGCCGCCCCGGCCACGGACGGCGCCTCGAACACCACCTCACCCCGGCCGGCGAGCAGGTCCGCGCGGCGGGCAGCCGCGTCGCGGACGAGGTGCTGGCCGCGCACTTCGCCCCGCTGGCCCCCGCGGACCGGGCCACCCTGCTCCGGCTGCTCGACCGGCTGACCGGGGAGGACGCCGTACCGCTCGTACCCTGACGGATCCTCAGGGCGCCTGGCTGTCCGCGGCCGGGGGTTCGGGCGCGCCGTGCTCCTCGGCCTTGGCGCGCACGTCGGCGGGCGTCGGCGAAGTGATCGAGCGCTCCTCGGCCGACCGCTCGCGGACGGCCTCCTTCGGAGTGCTCCCGGCGGCCCGGTCCTTGGCCGGGTCACGCTCCAGGTCCGGGTTCTCGGGCGTGGGCATCGCAGGCTCCTCTCGTCGCTCCGGCATGAGCACCCAGCGGCTACCCGGCCCGGCCGCGCCCACACCCGCCGCCGGGCCCCGCTGTCAGCGGTCGAGCAGGTCCAGGATCAGCGCGGCGACCTCCTGCGGGGCCTCCTCCGCCATGAAGTGGCCCGCCCCGGTGGTGAGGTGGCGCAGGTCGGCGGCCCACGGACGCCAGCGCGCGGCCGCGTCGAAGCCCAGCAGGGCGCCCCAGTCCTGCTGGACGACCGTCACCGGCATGGCCAGCCGGCGGCCCGCGTCCCGATCGGCCCGGTCGTGCACCAGGTCGACGCCGGCGGTGGCACGGTAGTCGGCCACGATCGACGGGACGGCCTCCCGGCTCGCCCGGAGGTACTCGGCGCGCACCTCGGCCGGGATCGCCTCCGGGCTCGCCGACCAGGCGTCCAGGAAGTGCCCGAAGAACGCGTCCGCGCTGTTGGCGATCAGCTGCTCCGGCAGGCCCGGCGGCTGCGCCATCAGGTACAGGTGGAACGCCACCGCCGCATCCACCCCGTGCAGCACGTCCCAGCTGTCCAGGGCCGGCAGGACGTCCAGGATCCCCAGGTGGCTGACCCGGTCCGGATGGTCC
The DNA window shown above is from Streptomyces sp. TLI_171 and carries:
- a CDS encoding DUF1684 domain-containing protein; the protein is MTTTTELDAFTRDWEEWHAAKDRALADPHGFLAVTGLHWLDAEPARFPDAPGAWSTGPEGVLVELDEGEELLVDGAPVQGRHLFGVLEERGGVYAQAGEAVIEVAKRGGHDIVRPRHPDNPLLRQFTRTPAYPADPRWSLTGRYLPFDAPRPVTVGAAVEGLQHVYDAPGEIEFTLPDGSVHRLTAFNGHLPGTLQVLFTDATSGVTTYAANRSLTIPAPSPDHRVTVDFNRATNLPCAYTDLATCPLPPAENRLPTAIEAGEQIPYERTTRP
- a CDS encoding NtaA/DmoA family FMN-dependent monooxygenase (This protein belongs to a clade of FMN-dependent monooxygenases, within a broader family of flavin-dependent oxidoreductases, the luciferase-like monooxygenase (LMM) family, some of whose members use coenzyme F420 rather than FMN.), whose translation is MSKPLKQIHLAAHFPGVNNTTVWSDPAAGSQIEFSSFVHLARTAERAKFDFLFLAEGLRLREQNGLIYDLDVVGRPDTFTVLAALAAVTDRLGLAGTINSTFNEPYEVARQFATLDHLSAGRSAWNVVTSWDAFTGENFRRGGFLAEGDRYTRARRFLEASWRLFDSWRGDEILADRASGEFLSDPDAGRFAHQDDQFDIAGRFDVPRSPQGRPVIFQAGDSDQGREFAAASADAIFSRHGTLDAGQAFYADVKGRLARYGRTRDELKILPAVTFALGATDAEAHEKAELIRRQQVSGQTAIRLLEQLWNRDLSGYDPDGPLPEVDPLVGEHTVAQGRASVRMNRDPLALAREWRALAEAKGLSIRDLIIEVTGRQSFVGTPARVAEELNRFVQADASDGFILAPHLTPGGLDEFADTVVPLLQERGVFRTEYTGTTLREHLNLPNRRTEESI
- a CDS encoding LLM class flavin-dependent oxidoreductase, producing MPVPQSPVPLHLAVALDGAGWHPAAWREPEARPEELLTARYWADLAAEAERGLLDLLTFEDGLSLQSEHPFEPDARTDRVRGRLDSVLLAARIAPLTRHIGLLPTAVVTHTEPFHLSKAVATLDFVSGGRAGLRVKVSGRVDEAAHFGRRAAPALRLDALDDPAALAVLAAEFGEAEEYVEVLRRLWDSWEDDAEIRDAATGRFIDREKLHYIDFTGSRFSVRGPSITPRPPQGQPPVAALAHRGEPFRLAGRATDLAFTTPRDAADARAVLAEIRAAQADAGRAAETVHVFADLVVFLDERPGAAAARLERLNASAGSEYASDARIFAGTAAELADLIEELTTAGLTGFRLRPGALPYDLEQVTRALVPELQRRGLFRTAYEASTLRGLLGLPRPANRYAAAGA
- a CDS encoding putative leader peptide, with product MTLTRRLHLDLLRVSSALCPAARPR
- a CDS encoding GNAT family N-acetyltransferase produces the protein MTLRTALPAADAPAVAVLDNPAWAALTGPHAHLAERVGLAARYPVDVSPFTALADPADPRAWQDLAALAGPPGSTVPVTAAEGAPDGWEVLESGAGVQLLATALRTEPAPEAVRLGPADVPEMLDLVARTRPGPFLPRTVLLGDYLGLREDGRLIAMAGERLRLPGWTEISAVCTDPAHRGRGLATRLVRAVAHGIEQRGDTPFLHTAADNAAAIRLYRSLGFTLRRRTAFLLVRTPGGEPR
- a CDS encoding LLM class flavin-dependent oxidoreductase codes for the protein MTAFHWFLPTGGDARDLGGAAHGTGIGGPAAATADRPATLGYLTQLARAADELGFEGVLTPTGAHCEDAWITTAALIAATRRLKFLVAFRPGLVEPALAAHTAATFQRLSEGRLLLNVVAGGSDAEQRGYGDRLGHDARYARAAEFLDVVRTAWQGRPYDHHGPHYRIDGGHLHRPPEPAPRVYFGGSSAPALAVAARHADTYLTWGEPVPQVAAKIARVRELAAAHGRAPRFGLRIHVLSRDTEERARQDAEALIAGLDAAAVTAAQQRLRTLESVGQRRMLALHDGDRDRLWIAPGLWAGIGLVRGGAGTALVGSHQQVADRLAEYRAAGIDEFVLSGYPHLEEAYTFAERVRPLL
- a CDS encoding PP2C family protein-serine/threonine phosphatase, with amino-acid sequence MPADTPPLNLGEELLERFLTAGRTLDPRDAPRIAEQYTRDLGLGSSAVYLADIQQNRLVSLAGGPDLAIDDTLAGSAFRSGSLRVAEDTGTGLIAWFPLTDGAERLGVMGLRTPALDRESIRRCRLLAAVLAMVITSKRDVSDSYAHGTRADTMSLPSEMLRAFLPPRTVCTDRAISTAVLEPAYRLGGDAFEHSLADGVLHAAVLDAMGHDLASGLTAALALAACRNARRNGADVPDLVDTIDEALHRWFPDRFATGVFLRLDIATGTLHWSNCGHPPPLLIRGGEVVADALAGPEELPLGLARLGTARRSVQTASLKPGDRLLIYTDGVVDAKGAHHEFFGLDRFTDFVIRATAAGEPAPEALRRLMHAILEHQPEGLTDDATIMMIEWQPAVPPLLDNTRPHPTTW
- a CDS encoding MauE/DoxX family redox-associated membrane protein, encoding MTAERSARLLGGLLLAAGVAHFAAPRPFDAIVPRSLPGTPRTWTRASGVAELAVGAAVLHPRSRRAGALAAAGLFTAVFPANVKMAYDWRHRPAPLRAAAVARLPLQVPLIAWALRVSRG
- a CDS encoding alpha/beta fold hydrolase translates to MSLQRTAQPSPTVTEAGAGRPVLILHGGGGPGTVAGLTDHLSRTAHTLTAVHPGWDGTELPAGITSMADLAASYLALLHDRELRDVLVVGSSLGGWIAAEMATQDDGGTVGGLVLINAVGIAVEGEPIADVFALDARGLAEHSWHRPDRYHVDPAALPPAELARRRGNAATMRALAGDPYMHDPGLRARLARVRVPALLVWGESDRVATPAYGAAYARAFADGRFVTVPEAGHLPHIEQPAATFAHLDALLRRPA
- a CDS encoding MarR family winged helix-turn-helix transcriptional regulator — translated: MHPEPHVLGRAVKQVQYRQHRALDSALAAAGTTLAQWDALRAIGHRPGASARELAAVTFQTEQSFGTLAGRLTAQGLIERRPGHGRRLEHHLTPAGEQVRAAGSRVADEVLAAHFAPLAPADRATLLRLLDRLTGEDAVPLVP
- a CDS encoding alpha/beta fold hydrolase, with the translated sequence MAVTIEGFGTRTIGVAEGVELTAAVGGRGPALVLLHGFPQTRLMWRRVAPLLAAHRTVICPDLRGYGASGKPAAVSEDTYSKRTMAADVVALTGALGFDRFALVGHDRGAHVAFRAGLDHPDRVSHLGILDVLPALDSWDVLHGVDAAVAFHLYLMAQPPGLPEQLIANSADAFFGHFLDAWSASPEAIPAEVRAEYLRASREAVPSIVADYRATAGVDLVHDRADRDAGRRLAMPVTVVQQDWGALLGFDAAARWRPWAADLRHLTTGAGHFMAEEAPQEVAALILDLLDR